In Bacteroidales bacterium, a single genomic region encodes these proteins:
- the citC gene encoding [citrate (pro-3S)-lyase] ligase: MIVENTDYRYEVMDMKNPYDVKKVKDFLRPLGFDFIPDEIDYTVILINLNDELIATGSLKKNILKFVAVSPKYRDTTAFSFIVKHLSEQVLLKHKTVFVFTKPENVKKFEGIGYTEIASALPTYVLLEFGYETIDNYKAYLKSKKINKANLSVASIVVNCNPFTNGHKYLIEKAASENDVLYLFVVEEDQSVFGFDIRWKLIAEGISHLKNVIMLRGGNYIVSSATFPAYFLKNEKIDLITQKQTELDVTVFTKHIAPVLEIKKRYVGTETYCKTTAEYNKSMKYILSKNNIELIEIPRLAIGSEDNFVSASKIRKAIKENKLDEFLEFLPDSTKKFLLSKDSEKIKNQIKSSSSRH, from the coding sequence ATGATCGTTGAAAATACAGATTACAGGTATGAAGTAATGGATATGAAAAATCCTTACGATGTAAAAAAAGTAAAAGATTTTTTACGACCATTAGGATTTGATTTTATTCCCGATGAGATTGATTATACTGTAATCCTTATTAATCTGAATGATGAATTAATAGCTACCGGTTCACTTAAAAAAAATATTTTAAAATTTGTTGCTGTTTCGCCAAAATACAGGGATACCACAGCATTTTCATTTATAGTAAAGCATTTGAGCGAACAGGTTTTATTAAAACACAAAACCGTATTTGTTTTTACAAAACCTGAAAACGTAAAAAAATTTGAAGGTATCGGATATACTGAAATTGCTTCTGCCCTGCCTACTTATGTATTACTCGAGTTTGGTTATGAAACCATCGACAATTACAAAGCATATCTGAAATCCAAAAAGATTAATAAAGCAAATCTATCTGTTGCTTCGATTGTTGTTAATTGCAATCCTTTCACGAATGGGCATAAATATCTTATTGAAAAGGCTGCTTCTGAAAATGATGTGTTATATCTTTTTGTTGTGGAAGAAGACCAATCTGTATTTGGTTTTGATATCCGCTGGAAATTAATTGCAGAAGGAATTAGTCATTTGAAAAATGTTATCATGCTTCGCGGAGGAAATTACATTGTTTCATCGGCAACATTCCCTGCATATTTTTTAAAGAATGAAAAAATAGATTTGATCACACAAAAGCAAACAGAGCTTGATGTTACTGTTTTTACTAAACATATAGCTCCTGTCCTTGAAATTAAAAAGAGATATGTTGGAACGGAAACATATTGCAAAACAACAGCAGAATACAACAAGTCGATGAAATATATTCTTTCAAAAAATAATATTGAATTAATCGAAATTCCGCGATTGGCAATAGGAAGCGAAGATAATTTTGTGAGTGCCTCAAAAATAAGAAAAGCCATAAAAGAAAATAAACTCGATGAATTTTTGGAATTCCTTCCCGATTCAACTAAAAAATTCCTTTTGTCAAAAGATTCTGAAAAAATAAAAAATCAAATCAAATCTTCCTCGTCAAGACATTAA